A window from Pseudomonas frederiksbergensis encodes these proteins:
- a CDS encoding C39 family peptidase — MRIIALAFLLCVASVIEAAQLPLSVLPGGGLVYKPIQSIRERKFSDLVQQKTDFSCGAAALATILRQAYWLDVDEEQIIEGMLAHSDQDLVRVQGFSMLDMKRYVESLGMRARGYRVATETLSEIKIPVVVLMDIRGYKHFVVMQRVHNGWVYIGDPVLGHKRYKVEDFVKGWNGIIFAVIGQGYDKTNALLDPPLPLTAKNRINTFSPVQDAELMDFGFIQSDFF, encoded by the coding sequence ATGCGCATTATCGCCTTGGCGTTCCTGCTTTGCGTGGCCAGTGTTATCGAGGCTGCACAACTGCCGCTTTCCGTCCTGCCGGGTGGCGGGTTGGTATATAAGCCGATCCAAAGCATTCGTGAGCGCAAGTTTTCCGACCTGGTACAGCAGAAAACCGACTTCAGTTGCGGCGCAGCGGCGCTGGCGACGATATTGCGCCAGGCCTATTGGCTGGATGTAGACGAAGAACAAATCATCGAAGGCATGTTGGCACACTCCGATCAGGATCTTGTCCGCGTCCAGGGCTTCTCCATGCTCGACATGAAGCGTTACGTGGAAAGTCTCGGCATGCGGGCCCGTGGTTACCGGGTAGCGACGGAAACGTTGAGCGAAATCAAAATTCCGGTCGTGGTACTCATGGATATCCGTGGCTACAAACATTTTGTAGTCATGCAACGGGTTCATAACGGCTGGGTATACATCGGAGATCCGGTACTCGGTCATAAACGTTACAAAGTCGAAGACTTTGTAAAAGGCTGGAACGGCATCATCTTTGCCGTCATCGGCCAGGGCTACGACAAAACCAATGCACTGCTCGACCCACCCCTGCCCCTGACCGCCAAGAACCGCATCAACACCTTCAGCCCGGTGCAAGACGCAGAGTTGATGGACTTCGGATTCATCCAAAGCGACTTCTTCTAA